A single window of Microbispora hainanensis DNA harbors:
- a CDS encoding IS256 family transposase, with amino-acid sequence MTTVIQASEATNDLEDAAVARKKPQASEQELVAKLVEQARADGLELVGDNGLLGRLTKLVLESALEGELTDHLGYDKHERGASQTGNARNGTRTKTVITDVGPVEIDVPRDRDASFEPKIVAKRQRRLSGVDEMVISLAAKGLTTGEISAHLAEVYGAQVSKQTISTITDKVIEGMTEWQNRPLDPVYPVVFIDAIHVKIRDGQVANRPIYVALAVTVDGERDILGLWAGDGGEGAKFWLHVLTEIKNRGAGDALMVVCDGLKGLPQAIEQVWPQAVVQTCVVHLLRASFRYAARQHWDAIAKALRPVYTAPTEAAALERFMEFAEAWGSRYPAIVKLWEDAWAEFVPFLNFDAEIRRVICSTNAIESVNARIRRAVKARGHFPNEQAALKCVYMAIMSLDPTGKGRKRWVTRWKAALNAFAITFEGRLSPASR; translated from the coding sequence ATGACTACTGTGATCCAGGCATCGGAAGCGACGAATGACCTGGAGGACGCCGCGGTGGCGCGTAAGAAGCCGCAGGCCTCAGAGCAGGAACTGGTGGCCAAGCTGGTCGAGCAGGCCCGCGCTGATGGCCTGGAGCTGGTCGGCGACAACGGGCTGCTGGGCCGGCTGACCAAGCTGGTGCTGGAGTCCGCCTTGGAAGGCGAACTCACCGACCATCTCGGCTACGACAAGCACGAACGCGGCGCGAGCCAGACGGGCAACGCCCGGAACGGCACCCGTACCAAGACGGTGATCACCGACGTCGGGCCCGTCGAGATCGATGTGCCGCGGGACCGGGACGCCAGCTTCGAGCCGAAGATCGTGGCCAAGCGGCAGCGGCGCCTGTCCGGCGTCGATGAGATGGTCATCTCGCTCGCTGCCAAGGGCCTGACCACGGGCGAGATCTCCGCGCACCTGGCCGAGGTGTACGGCGCGCAGGTATCCAAGCAGACCATCTCCACCATCACCGACAAGGTGATCGAGGGCATGACCGAGTGGCAGAACCGGCCGCTCGACCCCGTCTACCCGGTGGTGTTCATCGACGCGATCCACGTGAAGATCCGCGATGGTCAGGTCGCCAATCGGCCCATCTACGTCGCCCTGGCTGTGACGGTCGACGGCGAACGCGACATCCTCGGCCTGTGGGCCGGTGACGGCGGTGAGGGCGCCAAGTTCTGGCTGCACGTGCTGACCGAGATCAAGAACCGCGGTGCGGGTGATGCGCTGATGGTGGTCTGCGACGGGCTCAAGGGCCTGCCGCAGGCGATCGAGCAGGTCTGGCCCCAGGCGGTGGTGCAGACCTGTGTGGTGCACCTGCTGCGCGCCAGCTTCCGGTACGCCGCCCGCCAGCACTGGGACGCGATCGCCAAAGCGCTGCGGCCTGTTTACACAGCCCCGACCGAGGCGGCGGCGCTGGAGCGGTTCATGGAGTTCGCCGAGGCCTGGGGCAGCCGGTATCCGGCGATCGTGAAGCTGTGGGAGGACGCCTGGGCCGAGTTCGTGCCCTTCCTCAACTTCGATGCCGAGATCCGCCGGGTGATCTGCTCGACGAACGCGATCGAGTCGGTCAACGCCCGCATCCGCCGGGCGGTCAAGGCCCGCGGCCACTTCCCCAACGAGCAGGCCGCGCTCAAGTGCGTCTACATGGCGATCATGAGTCTCGACCCCACGGGCAAGGGCCGCAAACGCTGGGTCACCCGCTGGAAGGCCGCCCTCAACGCCTTCGCCATCACCTTCGAAGGCCGGCTGTCCCCGGCCTCGCGATAG
- a CDS encoding HEAT repeat domain-containing protein, whose product MLIGEVARRSGVSARMLRHYESLGLVRPTGRNEAGYREYSSDDIARIFHIESLRSLGLSLREVGRALDDPRFTPSELVDDLIRRTRERIAAETELLTRLRRIGAAEPAGWEDVLRIVALLQALGSESAGKRQQAALATAEEASAPVEALAEAALSETDPNVAGALRWALARSGDDAVAPLAEGLGSPAAEVRRRAVQSLAEITGEAATALLQDALTNSDAEVRRRVALALGARGVAEAVPTLIDMIVEGVNDVDAADALGALAADPALTDRIATGLVGRLAQGGVEPSGRRRLTQALADIPGDITSRALAELSHDDDRAVALTATYLLTLRSGQ is encoded by the coding sequence GTGTTGATCGGCGAGGTGGCACGGCGGTCGGGGGTCAGCGCCCGGATGCTCCGGCATTACGAGTCGCTCGGCCTGGTGCGGCCGACGGGCCGGAACGAGGCCGGCTATCGGGAGTATTCCAGCGACGACATCGCGCGGATCTTCCACATCGAGAGCCTGCGGTCGTTGGGGCTGTCGCTGCGTGAGGTCGGGCGCGCGCTGGACGATCCCCGATTCACGCCCTCGGAACTCGTCGACGACCTCATCCGCCGTACGCGCGAACGCATCGCGGCCGAGACGGAGCTGCTCACGCGGCTGCGCCGGATCGGCGCCGCCGAGCCCGCCGGTTGGGAGGACGTGCTCCGGATCGTGGCGCTCCTCCAGGCCCTGGGGTCGGAGAGCGCAGGCAAGCGCCAGCAGGCGGCCCTGGCCACGGCCGAAGAGGCTTCGGCGCCCGTGGAGGCGCTGGCCGAGGCGGCGTTGAGCGAGACGGACCCGAACGTCGCCGGTGCCCTGCGCTGGGCCCTGGCGCGATCGGGCGACGACGCGGTGGCGCCGCTCGCGGAGGGCCTCGGCTCACCGGCCGCCGAGGTGCGGAGGCGCGCCGTCCAGTCCCTCGCCGAGATCACGGGAGAGGCGGCGACCGCGCTGCTGCAGGACGCTCTCACGAACTCCGACGCCGAGGTCCGCAGGCGTGTGGCTCTGGCGCTCGGGGCACGCGGGGTGGCCGAAGCGGTGCCGACGCTCATCGACATGATCGTCGAGGGGGTGAACGACGTCGACGCGGCCGACGCGCTGGGCGCGCTGGCGGCCGATCCCGCGCTGACGGATCGGATCGCCACCGGGCTCGTCGGCCGCCTCGCCCAGGGCGGCGTCGAACCGTCCGGACGCCGGCGGCTGACCCAGGCGCTCGCCGACATCCCTGGCGACATCACCTCACGCGCCCTGGCCGAGCTGTCGCACGACGACGACCGGGCCGTCGCACTCACCGCGACCTACCTGCTCACGCTGCGCAGCGGGCAGTGA
- the pntB gene encoding Re/Si-specific NAD(P)(+) transhydrogenase subunit beta, whose protein sequence is MTLSTAAQAAYIVAALLFILSLAGLSKHETARSGVVSGISGMVIALAATVVLAADGSAALAVVLLLVAMAIGAAIGLWRARIVEMTAMPELIAILHSFVGLAAVLVGWNGFLEVENGGGARAELPGSLLGVHHAEVSIGVFIGALTFTGSIVAFLKLSARIDSRPMMLPGKNSLNLGALGAFAVLTVLFVASPNLGLLVALTVVALLLGWHLVASIGGGDMPVVVSMLNSYSGWAAAASGFLLDNNLLIVTGALVGSSGAYLSYVMCQAMNRSFISVIAGGFGIEAGPAGDRDYGEHREITAVETADLLKDAKSVVITPGYGMAVAQAQYPVAELTRRLRERGVEVRFGIHPVAGRLPGHMNVLLAEAKVPYDIVLEMDEINDDFATTSVVLVIGANDTVNPGAVEDPDSPIAGMPILRVWEAEHVIVFKRSMATGYAGVQNPLFFRDNSRMLFGDARQRVEEIVSAL, encoded by the coding sequence GTGACCCTCTCCACGGCCGCGCAGGCCGCCTACATCGTCGCCGCCCTGCTGTTCATCCTCAGCCTCGCCGGGCTGTCCAAGCACGAGACCGCGCGCTCCGGGGTCGTGTCGGGCATCTCCGGCATGGTCATCGCGCTCGCCGCGACCGTCGTCCTCGCCGCGGACGGCTCCGCGGCCCTCGCGGTGGTCCTGCTCCTGGTCGCGATGGCGATCGGCGCCGCCATCGGGCTCTGGCGGGCCCGCATCGTCGAGATGACCGCGATGCCGGAGCTGATCGCCATCCTGCACAGCTTCGTCGGTCTCGCCGCCGTGCTCGTCGGCTGGAACGGCTTCCTTGAGGTCGAGAACGGAGGCGGGGCGCGGGCCGAGCTGCCCGGCTCGCTGCTGGGCGTCCATCACGCCGAGGTGTCCATCGGCGTGTTCATCGGTGCGCTCACCTTCACCGGGTCGATCGTCGCGTTCCTCAAGCTGTCGGCCCGGATCGACTCCCGCCCGATGATGCTGCCGGGCAAGAACTCCCTGAACCTGGGCGCGCTCGGGGCGTTCGCGGTGCTGACCGTGCTCTTCGTGGCCTCCCCGAACCTCGGGCTGCTCGTCGCCCTGACCGTCGTGGCGCTGCTGCTCGGCTGGCACCTGGTCGCCTCCATCGGCGGCGGCGACATGCCCGTCGTCGTCTCGATGCTCAACAGCTACTCCGGGTGGGCGGCCGCGGCGTCCGGGTTCCTGCTCGACAACAACCTGCTGATCGTCACCGGCGCGCTCGTCGGCTCGTCCGGTGCCTACCTGTCGTACGTGATGTGCCAGGCGATGAACCGGTCGTTCATCTCCGTGATCGCCGGGGGCTTCGGCATCGAGGCGGGCCCCGCGGGCGACCGTGACTACGGCGAGCACCGGGAGATCACCGCCGTCGAGACCGCCGACCTGCTCAAGGACGCCAAGTCGGTCGTCATCACCCCCGGGTACGGCATGGCGGTCGCGCAGGCGCAGTATCCGGTCGCCGAGCTGACCCGCAGGCTGCGGGAGCGCGGCGTCGAGGTGCGCTTCGGCATCCACCCGGTCGCCGGACGCCTGCCCGGTCACATGAACGTCCTGCTCGCCGAGGCCAAGGTGCCGTACGACATCGTCCTCGAAATGGACGAGATCAACGACGATTTCGCCACCACCTCGGTCGTCCTCGTCATCGGCGCCAACGACACCGTCAACCCCGGGGCCGTCGAGGACCCGGACAGCCCCATCGCCGGGATGCCCATCCTGCGCGTGTGGGAGGCGGAGCACGTGATCGTCTTCAAACGGTCGATGGCCACGGGGTATGCCGGGGTGCAGAACCCCCTGTTCTTCCGGGACAACAGCAGGATGCTCTTCGGCGACGCCCGGCAGCGCGTCGAGGAGATCGTCTCCGCGCTCTGA
- a CDS encoding Re/Si-specific NAD(P)(+) transhydrogenase subunit alpha — translation MSHSAQRLGVVAESAPGETRVAATPATVPQLVSLGYEVIVESGAGRRSGFTDDAYTEAGARIAGREETWDADIVLKVNAPTADEITALHDGATLVSLIGPAANPDLVDALARRPITVLAMDAVPRVSRAQALDVLSSMANIAGYRAVIEAAHAFGRLFTGQVTAAGKVPPAKVLVAGAGVAGLAAIATAASLGAIVRATDPRPEVAEQVRSLGAEFLDVGVVQAASTDGYARETSRDYDRRAAEMYAEQAADVDIVVTTALIPGRPAPRLFTAEHVARMRPGSVIVDMAAAQGGNVEGTRPGEAVVTENGVTIIGYTDLAGRLPAQASQLYGTNLVNLMKLLTPGADGRLVLDFDDVVQRAMTVVRDGEKTWPPPPVPVSAAPTTPSPTAPATDASAPGRGTVREAAAAPAGRPPSPPGRRRHLVTAALAVALFLLTAFSPNALIEHLTVFVLSIVIGYYVIGNVHHALHTPLMSITNAISGIIVVGALLQIGQGHAVVAVLSFVAILLASINIVGGFAVTRRMLGMFTRS, via the coding sequence ATGAGTCACTCAGCACAACGCCTGGGCGTGGTCGCCGAATCGGCGCCGGGCGAGACCCGGGTGGCGGCCACCCCGGCCACCGTCCCGCAGTTGGTCTCGCTCGGCTACGAGGTGATCGTCGAATCGGGAGCAGGCAGACGGTCGGGCTTCACCGACGACGCGTACACCGAAGCCGGGGCGCGGATCGCCGGCCGTGAGGAGACGTGGGACGCCGACATCGTGCTCAAGGTGAACGCGCCGACGGCGGACGAGATCACGGCCCTGCACGACGGAGCCACGCTCGTCTCCCTGATCGGCCCGGCGGCCAACCCCGATCTGGTGGACGCGCTCGCGCGACGGCCGATCACCGTGCTCGCGATGGACGCCGTGCCGCGCGTCTCCCGCGCGCAGGCGCTCGACGTGCTGAGCTCGATGGCGAACATCGCCGGTTATCGCGCCGTCATCGAGGCGGCGCACGCGTTCGGGCGGCTCTTCACCGGCCAGGTGACCGCGGCGGGGAAGGTCCCCCCGGCCAAGGTCCTGGTGGCGGGCGCGGGCGTGGCGGGGCTGGCGGCCATCGCCACGGCGGCCAGCCTCGGCGCGATCGTGCGGGCGACCGACCCCCGTCCCGAGGTGGCCGAGCAGGTGCGGTCGCTGGGCGCGGAGTTCCTGGACGTCGGGGTCGTCCAGGCGGCGAGCACGGACGGGTACGCCCGGGAGACCTCGCGCGACTACGACCGCCGCGCCGCCGAGATGTACGCCGAGCAGGCCGCCGACGTGGACATCGTCGTCACCACCGCCCTGATCCCCGGGCGTCCCGCTCCCCGGCTGTTCACCGCCGAGCACGTGGCGCGCATGCGCCCGGGCAGCGTCATCGTCGACATGGCCGCCGCGCAGGGCGGGAACGTCGAGGGCACCCGGCCCGGGGAGGCGGTCGTCACCGAGAACGGCGTGACCATCATCGGCTACACCGACCTCGCGGGACGGCTGCCGGCGCAGGCGTCACAGCTCTACGGCACCAACCTCGTCAACCTGATGAAGCTGCTCACCCCCGGCGCGGACGGCCGGCTCGTCCTGGACTTCGACGACGTCGTGCAGCGCGCTATGACCGTCGTCCGCGACGGCGAGAAGACCTGGCCGCCACCGCCCGTTCCGGTGAGCGCGGCACCCACGACCCCCTCCCCCACGGCCCCCGCGACCGACGCCTCCGCCCCGGGGCGGGGAACGGTGCGGGAAGCGGCCGCGGCTCCCGCCGGGCGACCGCCGTCGCCGCCCGGACGGCGACGCCATCTGGTCACCGCCGCCCTCGCCGTCGCGCTGTTCCTGCTGACCGCCTTCTCGCCGAACGCGCTGATCGAGCACCTCACCGTCTTCGTGCTGTCGATCGTGATCGGCTACTACGTGATCGGCAACGTCCACCACGCGCTGCACACGCCGCTGATGTCGATCACCAACGCCATCTCCGGGATCATCGTGGTCGGCGCGCTGCTCCAGATCGGCCAGGGCCACGCGGTCGTCGCCGTCCTGTCGTTCGTCGCCATCCTGCTGGCGAGCATCAACATCGTCGGCGGCTTCGCCGTGACCCGGCGCATGCTCGGCATGTTCACGAGGAGCTGA
- a CDS encoding ester cyclase gives MTDAINMHDIRGILACYSPGAVYVTPSGVAEGHDQIAWMYEQFFRAFPDFRATAWFELGDCENPAVTEWTYTGTHEGPLMLPDGREIRGTGRHITIRATCSTFVHDDKIVTHREYFDQLELYSQLGFGLTKIEHG, from the coding sequence TTGACCGACGCGATCAACATGCACGACATCCGGGGAATACTCGCCTGCTACAGCCCTGGCGCCGTGTATGTCACGCCGTCAGGCGTGGCGGAGGGCCACGACCAGATCGCCTGGATGTACGAGCAGTTCTTCAGGGCCTTTCCGGACTTCCGCGCGACGGCCTGGTTCGAGCTCGGCGACTGTGAGAACCCCGCCGTCACGGAATGGACCTATACCGGCACCCATGAAGGTCCTCTTATGTTGCCGGACGGACGCGAGATAAGGGGAACAGGCCGTCACATCACCATCCGCGCCACCTGTTCGACCTTCGTCCACGACGACAAGATCGTCACGCACCGCGAATACTTCGACCAGCTGGAGCTCTACAGCCAGCTCGGCTTCGGGCTGACGAAGATCGAGCACGGGTGA
- a CDS encoding HEAT repeat domain-containing protein codes for MTTQEGDTNTVRVLHALEDGDSSVRLKAVLAVGTAPDQRLVGKLIERCAVEPDFYVRDMLTWALTRHPSSVTVPKLVDELRSERAQARSQALHTLSKIGDQSAWPAITRALLTDTDDEVARSAWRAAVVLVPDGEESELAGVLATQLGRGERETQLSLSRALAGLGEVIKPILREAMTSRDERVRRHAIATERLLRDPDAGFEFAIEEAKRVAVLGAAGQEE; via the coding sequence ATGACCACGCAGGAAGGCGACACGAACACGGTGCGCGTTCTGCACGCGCTTGAGGACGGCGACTCGTCGGTGCGGCTGAAGGCGGTGCTGGCGGTCGGCACGGCCCCGGACCAGAGGCTGGTCGGCAAGCTCATCGAGCGCTGCGCGGTCGAGCCCGATTTCTACGTGCGCGACATGCTCACGTGGGCGCTCACCCGCCATCCGTCATCGGTGACGGTGCCGAAGCTCGTGGACGAGCTGCGCTCGGAGCGCGCGCAGGCGCGCAGCCAGGCGTTGCACACGCTCTCGAAGATCGGGGACCAGAGCGCATGGCCGGCGATCACACGGGCGCTCCTGACCGACACCGACGACGAGGTGGCGCGGAGCGCCTGGCGGGCGGCGGTCGTGCTCGTGCCCGATGGTGAAGAATCCGAACTGGCCGGGGTGCTGGCGACACAGCTCGGACGCGGCGAACGCGAGACGCAGCTGAGCCTGAGCCGTGCCCTGGCCGGGCTCGGCGAGGTGATCAAGCCGATCCTGCGCGAGGCGATGACGAGCCGCGACGAGCGCGTACGCCGGCACGCGATCGCCACGGAACGGCTGCTGCGCGATCCGGACGCGGGATTCGAGTTCGCGATCGAGGAGGCGAAGCGCGTCGCGGTCCTCGGCGCGGCAGGGCAGGAGGAGTGA
- a CDS encoding tetratricopeptide repeat protein, with protein sequence MLRAGAIGVTAVFAILFATLTVIRNTAWKNTETIMSDAIAKEPGIALAYNSRGIARFRGGDYTGATSDLERTVKLDPDFVLAHHYLGLIRYYNGDYTGALRELDYEVSRLPTFAVAYSERGKTKIALRDYSGAYADLSTALTYDPQQAEAYYSRGVAGIGLDKPQEAISDLNAAIGLMPEYADAYYQRGVAESRLGDTGAACADWNTAASLGNPDATTSLTDNHCAG encoded by the coding sequence GTGCTGCGGGCCGGTGCGATCGGGGTGACGGCGGTGTTCGCGATCCTGTTCGCCACGCTGACCGTCATCAGGAACACGGCCTGGAAGAACACGGAAACCATCATGAGCGACGCCATCGCCAAAGAGCCGGGCATCGCGTTGGCGTACAACAGCCGGGGCATCGCCAGATTCCGCGGCGGAGACTACACGGGCGCCACATCGGATCTGGAACGCACGGTGAAACTCGACCCGGACTTCGTCCTGGCGCACCACTATCTCGGCCTGATCAGGTATTACAACGGCGACTACACCGGGGCACTACGGGAGCTCGACTATGAGGTGTCGCGGCTTCCGACCTTCGCGGTCGCCTACAGCGAGCGCGGCAAGACCAAGATCGCGCTGCGGGACTACTCGGGCGCGTACGCCGACCTTTCCACGGCCCTCACCTATGACCCGCAGCAGGCGGAGGCCTACTACTCCCGGGGAGTGGCCGGGATCGGGCTGGACAAGCCGCAGGAGGCGATATCCGATTTGAACGCGGCGATCGGACTCATGCCCGAATATGCCGACGCCTACTATCAGCGCGGGGTGGCCGAGTCGCGGCTCGGCGATACCGGCGCCGCCTGCGCCGACTGGAACACGGCGGCGTCCCTCGGCAACCCCGACGCGACCACGTCCCTCACCGACAACCACTGCGCCGGTTGA
- a CDS encoding ArnT family glycosyltransferase, whose protein sequence is MTPARPAVRRGPRYAAAPASAIGARNSSLPWQILFLIVAGTFAVHANGLGNGFIYFDDPEGVVDNVSIREFSAANIGYWFTTPLQFMYTPLVYVSYAIDYMFGHGAIGMYHFTNLILHLANVVLVFLLFRRLTERAFPACFVAVAFAIHPVNVDTVAWISARSNLLATLFSLAAISLYVRYLESWRWRPLVWSVVLFGLAALSKSTAVALPVVLFLVDFWLCRGPSRRLLLEKLPFFVIAAITVLVGLDVRQDVVPQGGYTVVDRILLTCSALVDHLVQSVYPVHLSFAYEYPRTPFPWYFSVFPLVLAAGIAAAWVVRPVRRILVFGLGFFVVTIAPTQAVLLIDGYHANRYVYLPYLGLFLVFGYLVDAVLRGDCTVFGVTPDQGERIDDYCDPGIGSDE, encoded by the coding sequence ATGACGCCCGCTCGCCCGGCCGTTCGCCGTGGTCCTCGTTACGCGGCCGCACCCGCGAGCGCGATCGGAGCGCGGAACTCTTCCCTGCCGTGGCAGATTCTGTTCCTGATCGTCGCGGGGACGTTCGCCGTGCACGCCAACGGCCTCGGCAACGGCTTCATCTATTTCGACGATCCCGAAGGCGTCGTGGACAACGTCTCCATCCGGGAGTTCAGCGCGGCCAACATCGGCTATTGGTTCACCACGCCGCTGCAGTTCATGTACACGCCGCTGGTGTACGTGTCGTACGCGATCGACTACATGTTCGGCCATGGCGCGATCGGCATGTACCACTTCACGAACCTGATATTGCACCTGGCCAATGTGGTGCTGGTGTTCCTGCTCTTCCGGCGGCTCACCGAGCGCGCTTTCCCGGCCTGTTTCGTCGCGGTGGCCTTCGCGATCCATCCCGTGAACGTCGACACGGTCGCCTGGATCTCGGCCCGCAGCAATCTGCTGGCCACGCTCTTCTCGCTGGCCGCGATCTCGCTCTACGTGCGTTATCTCGAGTCATGGCGATGGCGGCCGCTGGTCTGGTCGGTGGTGCTGTTCGGGCTGGCCGCGCTGTCCAAGTCGACCGCCGTCGCGCTTCCCGTGGTGTTGTTCCTCGTGGACTTCTGGCTGTGCCGCGGGCCGAGCCGGCGTCTGCTCCTGGAGAAACTCCCGTTCTTCGTCATCGCCGCGATCACGGTGCTCGTCGGGCTGGACGTACGGCAGGACGTGGTTCCACAGGGCGGATACACCGTGGTCGACCGGATCCTCCTGACCTGCTCGGCGCTGGTCGACCACCTTGTGCAGTCGGTCTATCCGGTGCACCTGTCGTTCGCCTACGAATACCCCCGCACGCCCTTCCCCTGGTATTTCTCCGTTTTCCCGCTCGTGCTCGCGGCCGGGATCGCCGCCGCGTGGGTGGTGAGGCCGGTGCGCAGAATCCTCGTCTTCGGGCTCGGGTTCTTCGTGGTCACCATCGCGCCGACCCAGGCCGTGCTTCTCATCGACGGATATCACGCGAACCGATATGTGTATCTGCCCTATCTTGGTCTCTTCCTCGTCTTCGGATATCTCGTGGACGCGGTGCTCCGGGGGGACTGTACGGTCTTCGGTGTAACTCCTGATCAAGGAGAACGCATCGATGACTACTGTGATCCAGGCATCGGAAGCGACGAATGA
- a CDS encoding winged helix-turn-helix domain-containing protein: MSDRPTRDVRDSKVLAAMSHPLRRRLLDILRVDGPSTASVLADRTGQAVGNISHHLKVLAASELVEEVPELARDRRERWWRRSADVISWSMSDFPDDPVAAAAESLVLERQTALARQWFAERDGHPEAWRRAAFTTDHWARLSVAELAELEEKILALFTSLADREVPDDGEERKLVFLTARAVPGRP, from the coding sequence GTGAGTGATCGCCCCACGCGTGACGTACGCGACTCGAAGGTGCTGGCCGCGATGTCCCACCCGCTGCGCCGGCGGCTGCTCGACATCCTGCGGGTGGACGGGCCCTCGACGGCGTCGGTGCTGGCCGACAGGACCGGGCAGGCCGTCGGCAACATCAGCCATCACCTCAAGGTCCTCGCCGCCAGCGAGCTCGTCGAGGAGGTGCCCGAGCTCGCGCGTGACCGGCGGGAACGCTGGTGGCGCAGGTCAGCCGACGTCATCAGCTGGTCGATGTCGGACTTCCCCGACGATCCCGTGGCCGCGGCGGCCGAATCGCTCGTGCTTGAGCGGCAGACCGCGCTCGCCCGGCAGTGGTTCGCCGAGCGCGACGGCCACCCGGAGGCGTGGCGGCGAGCGGCGTTCACCACCGACCACTGGGCGAGGCTGTCCGTCGCCGAGCTCGCCGAGCTGGAGGAGAAGATCCTCGCCCTGTTCACCTCGCTGGCGGACCGGGAGGTCCCCGACGACGGGGAGGAACGCAAGCTGGTCTTCCTCACCGCCCGCGCCGTACCAGGCCGGCCGTGA
- a CDS encoding MFS transporter, whose protein sequence is MNTTPPVPTTPPVPTTPPEPTTPPEPTATATATPPESTTPPVTTTPAVRGGLLGTRDFRLLWIGETTSTLGGSVGGVALPLVAVVTLHASPLAVGLLTAAAWLPWLLVGLPAGAWVDRMPKRPVMLVCNTVSMVAFAGVPIAAWLGALTTTHLLVAATTAGAAKVFFTLAYRAYLPALVERDRLLEANAMLQGSESAAQIAGPGLAGLLAQWFGAVSGVLADAVSFAIAVLCLRSVRTREARRETGARRRLRTEIGDGLRFVVHDPYLRTLTAFGATSNIALMGYASIQVVFLTRDLGAGAAQVGVVLAVAGSGGLFGAALSGRVATRFGPARGFLMCEALAAPMALLGPIGTGGAGLALFAAAGFGTGLGVVASNILTSTFRQRYCPAGMFGRITASTSALNYGAIPLGGLLGGLLGEAIGVRETMILMAVVQLLSVAILLLSPLRPLRDFPARRRRAEPVLHTALHPALRPALRTGRADRDIPCE, encoded by the coding sequence GTGAACACCACACCGCCCGTGCCCACCACACCGCCCGTACCCACCACACCGCCCGAACCCACCACACCGCCCGAACCCACCGCGACCGCGACCGCGACGCCGCCCGAATCCACCACGCCGCCCGTGACCACGACGCCGGCCGTACGCGGCGGCCTGCTGGGCACGCGCGACTTCCGGCTGCTCTGGATCGGCGAGACGACGAGCACGCTCGGCGGTTCCGTCGGCGGCGTGGCGCTTCCGCTGGTCGCCGTGGTGACCCTGCACGCGAGCCCCCTGGCGGTCGGGCTGCTGACCGCGGCCGCCTGGCTGCCGTGGCTGCTGGTCGGGCTGCCCGCGGGCGCATGGGTCGACCGGATGCCGAAACGGCCGGTGATGCTGGTGTGCAACACCGTGTCGATGGTGGCGTTCGCGGGCGTGCCGATCGCGGCCTGGCTCGGCGCGCTGACCACGACCCACCTGCTCGTGGCGGCGACGACGGCCGGCGCGGCGAAGGTGTTCTTCACCCTCGCCTACCGGGCCTACCTGCCCGCCCTGGTCGAGCGTGACCGGCTGCTGGAGGCGAACGCCATGCTCCAGGGCAGCGAGTCGGCCGCGCAGATCGCCGGTCCCGGGCTGGCCGGGCTGCTCGCGCAGTGGTTCGGCGCCGTCAGCGGCGTGCTGGCCGACGCGGTCAGCTTCGCGATCGCCGTCCTGTGCCTGCGTTCGGTGCGCACACGCGAGGCTCGCCGGGAGACCGGCGCGCGACGGCGGCTGCGCACGGAGATCGGCGACGGGCTGCGGTTCGTCGTGCACGATCCATACCTGCGTACGCTCACCGCCTTCGGCGCGACGTCCAACATCGCGTTGATGGGCTACGCGTCGATCCAGGTCGTGTTCCTCACCCGGGATCTCGGTGCGGGAGCGGCACAGGTGGGCGTGGTGCTGGCGGTGGCGGGCTCGGGCGGCCTGTTCGGCGCCGCGCTGTCCGGCCGGGTGGCCACGCGGTTCGGACCGGCGCGGGGATTCCTGATGTGCGAGGCGCTCGCCGCGCCGATGGCTCTGCTGGGGCCGATCGGCACCGGCGGCGCGGGACTGGCGCTCTTCGCCGCCGCGGGCTTCGGCACCGGTCTGGGCGTCGTGGCCTCGAACATCCTGACGAGCACCTTCCGCCAGCGTTACTGCCCGGCCGGCATGTTCGGGCGGATCACCGCGAGCACCTCGGCCCTGAACTACGGCGCGATCCCCCTCGGCGGGCTGCTCGGCGGCCTGCTCGGCGAGGCGATCGGCGTACGCGAGACCATGATCCTGATGGCCGTCGTCCAGCTCCTGTCGGTCGCGATCCTGTTGCTCAGCCCGCTCCGTCCGCTGCGCGACTTCCCCGCCCGGCGCCGTCGTGCGGAACCGGTCCTGCACACTGCCCTGCACCCTGCCCTGCGCCCAGCCCTGCGCACTGGTCGGGCCGATCGTGATATCCCGTGCGAATGA